Below is a genomic region from Caldilineales bacterium.
GGCGCTCGGGCAGGGGCAGGATGCGGGCGGGAACGCCGGCGGCCAGGCTCCAGGCAGGCACGTCGCGGGTGACCACGCTGCCGGCGGCGATCATAGCCCCTTCGCCCACGCGCACGCCCGGTAGCAGGGTGGCGTTGGCCCCCACCGTAACATGGTCGGCCAAGATGGGACCGGCAGGGCGGTAGCTTTCACGCTGGCGGAGAGGGTATTTGTCATTGGTCAGCACGGCGCCGGGGCCAATGAAAACGCAGTTGCCGATGACGGTTTGGGTGGGGATGTAGACGCGGCCCTGAAGACTGACCTGATCCCCGATAGTCACCTGACCGTCGATGATCACGCTCGTACCCACCAGGACATAGTCGCCGATGGTCGTGTGCTCGCGGACAAGGGCATGATGCCCGCTGCGAAAGCCGTCGCCGATGGTCACATCACCGTAGATGATGGTATGGGCG
It encodes:
- a CDS encoding acetyltransferase, producing the protein MSNDLTPLHAILGEGCTIQPLAIVGLEYRPGCGPARLGKNAIVRAHTIIYGDVTIGDGFRSGHHALVREHTTIGDYVLVGTSVIIDGQVTIGDQVSLQGRVYIPTQTVIGNCVFIGPGAVLTNDKYPLRQRESYRPAGPILADHVTVGANATLLPGVRVGEGAMIAAGSVVTRDVPAWSLAAGVPARILPLPERLREPNRPIFGPGS